A region from the Lolium perenne isolate Kyuss_39 chromosome 4, Kyuss_2.0, whole genome shotgun sequence genome encodes:
- the LOC127347607 gene encoding uncharacterized protein, producing the protein MFHLVSNFKKKFHGNVFDDHLWAATYSWNPYVFDKHWVAMEEIKPAATAYIRKWHNRLWTRSQFSTLCKVDYVTNNLVECFNNWIKHYKSLNLDDFMDKARQLIMIMWNRRRKVAKKLDALVLPHLMKRLNAMTRELNLEVVESSEILAEVTALGGSGFRFVVNLQERTCSCRQWQVSGLPCKHALAFITSLSDAHIKNYVDSYYSVDTFRAAYAQLIPAMPDKSQWPKSDHGFFMHPPLLKATAGRPKTERYKGCGDKKSKRGKHLCPICKDYGHHWHNCKKGNPDDIAAMMAVREPPKRKKTTIKTAESSIVPCDDGAPTRMCFPPSSLSLETTTKKKGKEAKSSASASKRKSLEGTSSNKGKKAKYEFGGSKRSETCSNQLVPLSIEQNKKEHVTKIYGAI; encoded by the exons ATGTTTCACTTGGTGAGCaatttcaagaagaagtttcatgGGAATGTGTTTGATGACCACCTTTGGGCTGCTACATACTCATGGAACCCGTATGTATTCGACAAACATTGGGTTGCAATGGAGGAAATAAAGCCAGCCGCAACTGCATATATAAGGAAGTGGCACAATAGGTTGTGGACCAGGAGTCAATTTTCTACCTTGTGCAAGGTGGACTATGTAACCAACAACTTGGTGGAGTGCTTTAATAATTGGATTAAGCACTACAAATCATTGAACTTAGATGATTTCATGGACAAGGCAAGACAGCTTATTATGATAATGTGGAACCGAAGAAGAAAAGTAGCAAAGAAGTTAGATGCTTTGGTTCTGCCTCACCTCATGAAAAGGCTAAATGCAATGACCAGAGAATTAAACTTGGAGGTGGTAGAAAGCTCAGAAATATTGGCTGAAGTGACTGCATTGGGAGGTAGTGGTTTTAGGTTTGTTGTCAACTTGCAAGAGAGGACATGTTCTTGCAGACAATGGCAAGTTTCTGGCCTTCCTTGCAAACATGCTCTTGCCTTCATCACCTCACTAAGTGATGCACACATAAAGAACTATGTCGACTCGTATTACTCCGTTGACACATTTAGAGCAGCTTATGCCCAACTAATCCCTGCTATGCCCGACAAGAGTCAGTGGCCTAAATCTGACCATGGATTCTTCATGCATCCACCATTACTAAAGGCTACAGCTGGTAGGCCTAAAACTGAGAGGTACAAAGGTTGCGGCGACAAGAAAAGTAAAAGAGGCAAACATTTGTGCCCTATTTGCAAGGATTATGGGCATCATTGGCACAACTGTAAGAAGGGCAACCCGGATGACATTGCTGCAATGATGGCTGTTAG AGAACCACCAAAGAGGAAGAAAACGACCATCAAAACAGCTGAATCATCCATTGTGCCGTGCGACGATGGAGCACCAACAAGGATGTGTTTCCCACCAAG TAGCCTTAGCTTGGAAACTACaacaaagaaaaagggaaaagaagCAAAATCTAGTGCTTCTGCATCAAAAAG GAAAAGCTTGGAGGGCACAAGTAGCAACAAGGGGAAAAAGGCTAAATATGAATTTGGAGGATCGAAGAG ATCAGAAACATGCTCAAATCAACTTGTGCCGCTTTCCATCGAGCAAAATAAGAAAGAGCATGTTACAAAAATTTATGGTGCCATTTGA